In Limisalsivibrio acetivorans, one genomic interval encodes:
- a CDS encoding radical SAM protein, translating to MKLKVLPVFIPFAGCKNRCIYCDQAGITGIDPQSAVKSAEKQIKMSLSYTKNWDEIAFYGGSFTCLDEHIRKQLYRLAYTNAFRRVRISTDPGCIYDELLDEARGNFVKTIELGVQSLSDTVLAANRRPCSSKVIMQSVEKVQERFNLGVQIMTGMYGEGWGDFRNTVDRLCSTGAVYARIYPTVVLEGTELYTLMSSGAYEPLTPAETIRRALYAYTAFENRGITVIRTGLHSDADFQERIKGGFYHPAMGDLVKTAAMLLYCSLGYVLEAPAGKIQGYFGYKCAVRRIFPESIRTADRETGLKEICEKVQEAFCEDNSGELERKIDYYTQRLLNTPYHG from the coding sequence ATGAAGCTTAAGGTTCTCCCCGTATTCATCCCCTTTGCAGGGTGTAAAAACCGTTGTATCTACTGTGATCAGGCGGGAATAACGGGGATTGACCCCCAGTCCGCAGTTAAGTCCGCAGAGAAACAGATAAAGATGTCCCTCAGCTACACAAAAAACTGGGACGAAATAGCCTTTTACGGCGGCAGTTTTACCTGCCTTGATGAACATATAAGAAAACAGCTCTACCGTCTCGCCTATACAAACGCCTTCCGGCGTGTCCGCATATCCACAGACCCCGGCTGTATTTACGATGAACTCCTCGATGAAGCGAGGGGAAACTTTGTTAAGACAATTGAGCTAGGTGTTCAGAGCCTTTCCGATACTGTACTTGCCGCCAATAGAAGGCCTTGTTCATCCAAGGTGATCATGCAGAGCGTGGAAAAGGTGCAGGAGCGTTTTAATCTCGGAGTACAGATCATGACCGGTATGTACGGGGAGGGGTGGGGTGACTTCAGGAATACCGTGGACAGGCTGTGCTCAACGGGTGCTGTATATGCGAGGATATACCCCACGGTTGTTCTGGAGGGGACGGAGCTGTACACGCTTATGAGCTCCGGCGCTTATGAACCGCTCACCCCGGCAGAGACAATCCGGCGGGCTCTTTACGCATACACAGCATTCGAGAACAGAGGCATTACGGTTATCCGGACCGGCCTGCACAGTGATGCGGATTTTCAGGAGAGGATAAAGGGTGGATTCTATCACCCGGCGATGGGGGACCTTGTTAAGACAGCGGCGATGCTGTTATACTGCTCCCTCGGCTATGTCTTAGAGGCTCCGGCGGGAAAGATACAGGGCTATTTCGGTTATAAGTGCGCAGTCAGACGTATATTCCCCGAAAGTATAAGAACTGCCGACAGGGAAACGGGCTTAAAAGAGATATGCGAAAAGGTACAGGAGGCATTCTGTGAGGATAACAGCGGGGAGCTTGAAAGGAAAATCGATTACTACACCCAAAGGCTCCTCAATACGCCCTACCACGGATAA
- the rnc gene encoding ribonuclease III, with the protein MTKDSDLNLRLNELEKLLSYEFKDRSVLIEALTHRSYSHEKKVKRNYERLEFLGDAVLQLIITEYLLDKYKDYDEGVLSKLRGHFVSEGFLSELATSMCIGEYIFLGKGEMASGGRNKDSLLCDIFESIVAAVYIDGGYETAEKTVIELFGGRMDEDISNNTFIDAKSELQKITQKVLGMLPEYNVIREQGPEHDKTFVVELTVGDAICETGEGKSKKSAEKDAAVKALKKFPDEA; encoded by the coding sequence ATGACAAAAGACTCGGATCTTAACCTCCGACTGAATGAATTAGAAAAGCTCCTGTCCTACGAATTCAAGGACAGGAGCGTTTTGATCGAAGCATTAACCCACCGCTCCTATTCCCATGAGAAGAAGGTAAAACGAAACTACGAACGCCTTGAGTTCCTCGGCGATGCCGTACTTCAGCTTATAATCACTGAATATCTTCTTGATAAATATAAGGACTACGATGAGGGTGTCCTCTCCAAACTGAGGGGGCATTTTGTGAGTGAAGGGTTCCTCAGCGAGCTCGCCACGAGCATGTGCATCGGTGAATACATCTTCCTCGGCAAAGGGGAGATGGCCAGCGGCGGCAGGAACAAGGATTCGCTCCTGTGCGACATCTTTGAGTCCATAGTGGCTGCCGTGTATATCGACGGCGGGTATGAAACCGCTGAGAAAACGGTTATTGAGCTTTTTGGCGGCAGGATGGACGAGGATATCTCTAACAACACCTTCATCGATGCCAAGAGCGAGCTGCAGAAAATAACCCAGAAGGTTCTCGGCATGCTCCCTGAGTATAATGTTATCCGAGAGCAGGGACCGGAGCACGATAAAACCTTTGTTGTGGAGCTTACGGTGGGTGATGCCATCTGCGAAACAGGAGAGGGGAAGAGCAAGAAGAGTGCGGAGAAGGATGCAGCGGTTAAGGCGCTGAAGAAATTCCCCGATGAAGCTTAA